The DNA window GTCAGCCAGGATCCGGGCGCCGGCAATCAACCGCATGCGTCCGCCAGTGAGGATCCGTCCGGCGAGACCCCCGTCTCGCAGATCGAAACGACCAGCCAGGGGAAGGTCTACTTTCTGCGGCAGGAAGAGCGCGACCTGCTGGCCGTGCATCGGCATATTATCGAAGACGGCCCGCCCGAAGATCCGTTTGGCGCCGGGGGCATCCATGGCGTGGGCATTCGCAGCCGCATTTACTGGTCCTGGTACAGCATGCAGGAATGCCTGGCGTTTCTGATGGAGTACCTGGAACGCTCCGCCTTGGGGATCGAAGTCTGGAGCTACCCCAGCGGCAACGCACAAGCGGAAGCGGCCGCCCGCCAGGCGGCCGAAGAGCGGATCAGCGGCGGGCGCTCGATCGTGCTCGTGCCCAAACCGTTGGGCGACAACGCAGGCCAGTTCGGCGTCGAGCATATCGAGCCCGGTCTCGACGGCGCCGGTGCGTTGCGTTCGATCATCACCGATTACTTCGGCCACAAGATCAAACGCTATATCCTGGGGCAGACGCTCACCAGCGAAACGGGCGCCACCGGTCTCGGTTCCGGCGTGGCCGAAACGCACGCCGCGACCTGGCTGAATATCGTGCGGTACGATGCGCAGAAGCTGGCGGAAACGCTAACGACCGATCTGGTCGAGCCGCTCTGCCGGTTCAATTTCTCCAGCGCCCGGGACCTGCCTTTGCGGCTGGTGCTGGATGTGGAGTCGCCCGATATCGAACGAACGCTGGCGGCCTGGAAGGCAGCCTACGAGATGGGCCTGCAGCTCAAGGCCGAAGAAGTCGCCAACCTGATCGGCGCCGGCCGTCCCGGCAGCCAGGAAGAAGCGTTAGGTCGGCCGGTTTGAGAAGGAGGGCGGCTACGTCGCTTTCAGCAGGAGCGTTAGCTCCTGGTGAGCGGCACGGCGCTAGCCGCCGGCTCTTCTTGTTCGAGTTCGCCTCGCGTTTTCCTGGTCCAACATTATTCCAAAAAGCCGGCGGCTAGCGCCGTGCCGCTCAGTTTGCGTCCTCCGTGTTTTGCGAAAGCCGAAGTCTTTACGCGGCCCGGTCGCGGGGCTCAATGCGGATGCTGACGATGGGAGCCGTCAGGCGGCGGCGGTCAAACGAACCAGGTCCGCCGGTCGCCGTTTCGACAATCTCCAGTCGCAGTCCCTGCTTCATCACGCCCATCATGATGAACAGTTCCGGCTGCGGGCCGCGGGTCGCTCCATTGATATAAGCGCGAACGGGCGTCGCCAGTTCCGAGGTCGCCAGCCGCACTTCGCCTTCTTCTGGGCGCACCATTTCAATCAACAGTACGCCTTCGGTGGTGGTGACCGACAGGCGATCACCGGCTCGCAGCGAGTCCAGTCGGACCGTCTGCAGATTGTTGGTCGGCGCGGTTTGCGGTTCTCCTGCGAATGGGCTCGATAAAGCGAGGGTCGCCAGTACTGCAACGCAGATATTCATATTGGTCTCCTCAAACGGCGGTTGCGTGGTAACCGCCTGTGATATTGGACCGGTCGCACGGCATGCCGGCGAACGTTCCCGCAGATTTGCAATTTCAGACAAGAGACAGACGAGACTCAACCCTAGATTGCCCCGACGACCGCGGCTGCAGAAAACTTCAGCCAATCGTCATTTTTTTCCAGGGTTCGCCAGACTCCCAGCCGCCTCCTTGCGCCACGGTTAGAACGGGTGCGATCCTTCCGGAACGCGCAGACGCTACAACGTGCTCACTCTCCTCGCAATTGACCGCATCGCCCCCAAAGGAGTCAAGAGCAGGCGAGAAAATAGTGGTGGAAGAGATACTGGACATGCGAATACTATACGACATCGCCCGCTACATGGTTCGCAACTTTTTCCGCGACACGCTGGGCATTCCGCAAAATCGGGGAGAAACGCGTCGATGACGGAATCGGAACTTTTGCACCTGGCGGGGCAGACCTTTCCCCCCGATCGGTTCGTCCCCGCGGAAGACGTGTGCCTGTTTGCCGAGCATACGGCCCGCGATGCTCGCGGCCGGCGGCATCGCTTTGACAAGGCCGCCCTGGCGCAGCTCGTTCGCCGCGGTAACCAGCGGATTGCCGATACGGGCACGTTCGCCGTGCTGACCGCCGGCCATACGCCGGATCGCGAGGCCTTGCTGCATGGCGCCCCCATGCCCGAAGTGGTTGGCTTTGTCGGGCCGTTTCGCCTGGGGGGGATCGGCCGGCTGCGTCCCCGGGCGGCGATTTACGCCCACGAATGGCACTTTCGCGATGCGTCCCTGCGGCTGCAGAAGCTGCCCCGACGGAGCGTGGAGTTATGGCTCACGCACGATCCGGCGGAACGTTTTTTTGATCCGGTGGCCGCCCTGGGCGCCGAAACGCCCCGACTGGACCTGGGGCTTCGTCTGGCTCGTATGCCAGGCGGAGAAACGGTCGAGAAGTTCGCCGTGCCGGCGGCTTCGTCCTCTCTTTTTAAGGAAGCGTTGATGCTTGATTCGCAAGATTTTGATGAGATTGTCCAGGCCTTTGAAAAGCTCGACTGGGTGCAGTTCGTGAAGAAGCAGATGGCGGCCGCCCAAGAGACGACGGCCGAACCATCCGGCGGCGACGGTTCCCAGGCGAGCGACGACCCGGGCGATCCGCTCCGCCACAGCCGCGACGGCGACCCGATCCGCTACCGGCGACTGGAAGCGGAATTCGCCACGCTGCGACAGGCGCACGAAACGCTGCAGCGGTCGTCGGTGGAACTGGCTCGTGAATCCGCCGACGCCCGGCGGTCGGCCAGGCTGGATCAGTTGGCGGCGCAGATCACGCTGGATGTTGAGGCGGAAAAGAACCGCTGCCTTTACGCCCGCGGGGCCAACCTGAGCGACGACCAGTTCCAGCAGCGGGTCGAGCTCATCGAGCAGTACGCCCAGCCGCTGCCGCTGGGACGCCGGTTGCCCCGCGGGGAAGAACCGAGCCAGGGCCCCAGCCAGGCCGATCGTACGCAACAGGCGATCGCCTTCGCCGACTCCCGGCGCCGCGAAGGCCGCCCCGTCGACTGGCAAACGGCCCTGGACCACGTGAACCAGTAACAACCAACCGCTAACCGCTCCTCCCTCCTCCTTGAACGAGAACCATGGCTCATACTTCTCCCTGCTATGTCGCCAAAGGCGATATTGTTCCGATGCGATTTGTGAAGGTCCACAGCGCCGACTTCAGCGTCGTGCAGGCGACCGCCAACGCGGCCGTCCGCGGCGTGTCGCAAGAAGGATCCCGGACCGCTCCCACGCCCGACGTGTCGACCCTGCTGGCCGCCTCCAGCGGAGAGACGTTGCTGGTGTACGGCGAAACCGAAGACTGCCTGCTGGAAATCGCCGATGACGTGTCGCCGGGCGACAAGTTGAAAAGCGACGCCAACGGCAAAGGGGTGCCGATCGCCACTACCGGCACGACGCTGCAGCAGATCGGCGCCGTGGCGCTCGAAGGCGGGGCCTCCGGCGATCGGATCCGCGTGCAGGTGTCGCTGGGTTCCGAACGCCCGGCGCTTGCATAGCCGCTCGTCACGCGGCTTCTTCTCTTTTCCCGCTCGTTCGCTCGTCCCGCCCTTTGCCGCCTGGTGTCTTTGCTCGCCTGGTCTTGCCTTCTCTCTTCTTTGCTTCTCCCCTTCTTCTCCCGCAGCGTCCGCCGTGCGCTGGTGCAGCGCGCGGCGGGCCTGCTTCTCTGTTTTCAAGGAACTCTCTGTGCCTGCTGCTTTCCCTGCTGGCGGTAATGTGTTTGTCAAAGATCATCGGGCGACGGGCGCCCTGGTCGTGGACTACAGCCGCAACATGAATGACTTTGCCTTGAACCGCTACGTGCAGATTCGCAACGTGGCGAAGGAGTCAGGCTACTACCTGGAAATGACCGTCGAGGAGGCCGGCCGGGTGCTTAACACCGACCTGGTCGACTTCGTCTGGCCGGATGGACAGGACCGCCCCTTGCGGAACGAAGGGACGGAGTCGTTCAACTTCAAGGCGTACCAGACCCAGCGGTACGACTATGGCTTTAACCTGGGCGACAAGGCGGTCGACCAGGCCGACTGGGACATTGTGGCCGGTCACAGCCGGATCAAAGCCCAGCAGGCGATGACGGCCCGCACCCAGCTGGCGCTGGCCGCCCTGACCAACACCGATAACTACGACGCCTCGCACACCAGCGACGTCGACGCCATTTCCGGCAACACGGGCAGTTGGGCCGAATCCACCGCGGCCCTGCAGGATATCAAACGCTCGCTCAACCATGCCGCCAAGATCATCAAACGCGACACGCTGGGCGCCGTGAAAGCCCGCGACCTGAAGCTGGTCCTGGGCCCCGATACGGCGATGGAAGTGGCCCAGTCGCCGGAAGTGGTCGAGCACATCAAGCACAGCCAGCATTCCCTGGCGCAAATCCGCGGCGAGCAGCCGGGCCGGAATGTGGAGTTCGGCCTGCCCGACTTTTTGTACGGCTACGAAGTGGCGGTCGAAGACGCGGTGAAGGTCACCACGCACAAAGGCGCCAGCTCCGTCACGCGGTCCTACCTGCTGGGATCGGGCGAGGCGTTGCTGGTCGCCCGGCCGGGCGATCTGATGGCTCCCGGCGGCGGCCCTTCGTTCTCGACGATCATGATCTTCGCCTACGAAGAGCTGACCGTGGAAACGCTGCACGACCAGCGGAACCGCCGCACCGAAGGACACGTGGTCGACGACATCAGCGTCGTCATGACGGCCCCCGCCACCGGCTTCTACTTCACCAGCGCTGTCTAAGCCGAAATCGAGTAACAGCAAGGGCTCCGACCGGAAAACCTCCCGGTCCCGGGGCTCCCTGCGCCCCCCGAACCACGAACGACGAACCACGAACGACGAACCACGCACTTAGAACCAAGCACCAAGAACTTTTATGACCGCATACGCCACGCCCGCCCAGATGTTTGAACGGAAGCGGGTGGAAACGATAAACGATCTGGTCAGCGACGACGGCGTGCGGCAGTCGCGGGTCGATCTGCTTTCCCATCCGCATCTGCTGACCGCCCTGGCCGACGCCAGCGGGGCGATCGATGCCGCCCTGACCGCCGGCCGCCGGTACTCGACCGGCGACCTCGCCGACTTGACCGGCAACGCCGCGAGCCTGCTGCAGCGGGTCTGCTGCGACATCGCCATGGCCCTGTTGTATGAGCGGAACCCGGGCCGCGAGGTCGAACAGCAGCAACGCTACCGCGAGTTGTCGGAAAGCCATCTGCAGCGGCTCCGCTCCGGCGAAGACGTGTTCCAGCAGCAAGCGGCCGGAGCCGGCTTGCCGACGGTCGACGGTCCGTCCGCCGTCGATTACGCCCGGTTGAACCTGCTGCCGGACCGCACCCGCAACTTCTATCCGGGCCGCGACAGCCGACTACCGCGGGACCGCCGTTGACCTGCTGGCTCCGCCGCGACCGTCCACGGACGATTCTCCGTCACTCTCCTTCTTTCCCCGATTCCGCCGATGGCTCTTCAAATTCATGTCGCCGGTCCGGTGACGATCCAAGTCGACGCCGGCGACGGCCTGGAAACGCTGGGCGTTTGCCTGGACCAGCCGCGTCTTGTCGATCGGGCCTTTTACTACGACGTCCACGCCGACAGTCATGGCGGTCCGCAGGGTCCGCCGATCGATGTGCAGTACCTGGGCCGGTTGATGCTGGCCCGACTGGACCTATCCAAGTACGACCGCGCCGTCGCCGACAAAGTCCGCGGCCGACTGCCAGGCGGCGCCGCCGGTCAGGTCGCGTCGACGGAAATCGGCACGCTCCTGCTGCAGAGCGAGTCAACCATTCGCGTGCTGCTGGCGTCGCCGAACGACCCGTACAACTTCCCCACCTGCATCGTCCGGGAAGCCGTCGAGATCACCGTCGGCGCAAAGTTCTCCACCTTCTCGCTGGAGTTCACCGCCTACCCCGATCCGACCACCGGCCTGCTCTACAACGCCGAAACAGATTAACGGACGACCGGCTTCGCGCCTGTGAGAAATCGTCACTCTTCCTGCTTCCCCAAGGAGTTCCCTTTGATCAGCAACTGGCTGCGGCGCCGCCGTAGACGACGCATTTATACGTTTTACGAAGGGACCGTCCGGCGTCGGCTGGATCCGCTCGAAACGCTCCGGCTGCTGGGAGACGACGACGAGTTTCGCCTGAACCTGCACCCGGCCCTGGCTGCTCTGGGAGACGACGAAGCGATCGCCATCTGCGTACGGGCCGCCCGACGAGCGCTGCGGCTGACGTACAGCGGCCTGACCGACCCGCAGACGCTGGCGTTGCTGGACCAGTACTTCGAATACCTCCGCCGACTGAAAGCCCAGCATCAGCCGGCGGCCGATATGGCGACCGCGTATGGCGCCGATGTGCTGGCCCTGGAACGGACCGACTACGAGCGGTTTGTGGGGCTCTGGCTGAACCTGTCGCGGGCCCAGTTGCGACAGGCCAACTGCACCCGCGCCGGTGTCGAGGCCAGCCTCGGCGTGATGCTTACCGGCGAACCGCTGCCGCGCCGCTGGTTCGACGCCGGCAGCGACACGCCGGCCGAAGCCGAACACCGCTATCGCACGGCGCGCTGAGCCGTTCCGTTACCTGCCCGTTATTCTCGTGGAACCGCACGTCCATGCTTGACCATTCCGCCTGCGAACTGGCGCCGCTCGACCTGACGACCCCGCTCGTTTCGCCCGCCGCGGCACAGCGTTTCTGGGCCGCCGCACCGCAGGCATCGATCCCGCGCCCCGCCTCGCCGTCGTATCCGGCCGTCGCCCCGCCGCCCGCGGTTACCCCGCCGCCGGTCGCCGCGCCGGCTGTTTTTGCTGCGACCAGTTCCTCGTCGTCAACGCGCACGGTGCGCCCGTACCTGCCGCCTGTCGCCGCTACGTCGATCACGGAGTTCCCTGGCGTCGCATTTCCAACTGCCTCCCCGGCAATCGTCTCACCAGCGGGTACGAACCGCGTCGATGCGGCAGCGGCGATCCGGCCGCCTGGCATCGACCTGCAGCCAGAGATGCGCATGCCGGATCGCAATGGACAGCGGCTGTCGGCCAGTGAACGACTCCTCAACGAACTGTCGGCCGGCCGCCTGGCGTGGCCCCGACGCCCCCGGAGGCTTGCCCCATGAGCGGCGCCGTCCTGACTTATAATGGCGTGGAGATGCGGAACGTCCGCACGCTCCGTTTTGAACAGCAATGCCGATACGACGACTCGGGCGTCGACCTGCTGCAGCAACGCTTCCTGCTGCGGGTCGAAGGGCTCGTTCACGCGGGCGAAGCGACTGCGACCGGCGTCGCCGCCCCGCAATCGGCGGCGACCGCCACGGCGGCCCAAACGGCTATTCGCGCCGCGCTGATGCAGCCCCGCCGGCCGTTCCTGTACGTCGTCGACGACCAGACGCTGCTGCAGGCCGATGCAATCCCGAGCAGCCCGCATCGCGATGTCAACAACGGGCCGCGTCCACTGGCTTTCGACATCCGGCATTTCGCCGGCGGTTCGGTGTTCCGGGTGGAGTTCGAACTGGAACTGGCGCTCGTCGAGTGCGGCGCCGGTCCGCCCTCCTCGGCCCCGGCGGGCGTGGCGCGCAGCGCCGACGTGCTGAATCATCGCTGGACGTATGAGGAAACGCGGGACGCCGATTTTTATGCGCTGCGCACCTGGCAGGGCCGCTTGCGGGTGGCCCATGCGGAGTTGAACCCGCATCAGTTCCGCCACCTGGTGTTGCCGCCGTTGTCGCCCGGCTTTCGTCGCCAGCGGATGCAGTTCCGGGCGGCCGCCGACGGGCTGACGCTGGATTACGCGATCCTCGATCAGCAGATCCACGCTGCACCGCCCGCGCCGGCGACCAGCTGGGAGGCCACCTATTCCGAAACAACCGGCGACGACGGCGGCCACGGTTACGCCGAAGTGGCGGTCCGCCTGACCGGTCCGCCGCAGGCCCGCAAGCGGGACCTGCTGACCGCCTGCGCCCAGGTGGTCGAAGCCCGGCTGGGCGATCTCCGCCGAGGCTTCCGCGATCCCCGCGGCGGCCCGTTTCTGAAGTCGGCCGCGCTCGTGGAATCGCTGCATGAGAACGAGGTCGAAATGCGGGTGCGAGCCCTGCGTCCCGCTCAGGGCGGACGTTACCTGAACCTGCCGACCCAGGCGGTCGGCCAGCCGCTGTCCCTGCCCGGCTACGATGAACGCCTGTCCCCCTTGCCGGCCGCTTACGACAACTCCACTCCGGCGGGCGCGTTCGCCTGTTACCTGCAGTCGCCTTGCGACCCGGCGCATGGGACGCCAGACTCCGTCACACTGACGCCTGTCGGTCAGTCGCCGGGACGGGGAACGGGAACGGCGATCGAGTACCTGCCGTCGACCGGAAGCATGCCGCAGGACGCGGCGATCGGGCTGAGCGCCTCCCAGGCGTTGCACCCTTACACGCTGGTCGAGATTGAAAACCGTTACCGCGTGCAGTCGGGACGGAAGCAGGTTCCGCTGTGCACGGTCGGGCCAGGCGGCCAGACGTCGGCCATTCTCACGCTGCATCCGCCCCAGGCGCAGCGGCTGTTTTACATGCGGGCGGAGCGGATCGGCGACTGGCCCGAGCTGCCGCGTCCGGAAGATTCGCTCGACCCCAACGGCATCGCCGAAGCGCTGCTGGAAGAAGAGGTCCTGCCCGCCGCGCCGGAACTGCTGGCCGACGGCAAGACGCTCCTGTACCGGGTCGAAGCCAAATACGTGTACGCCCTCAGCCGCGCACCGACGCTGCTGGAAAAACTGCGTGTCGGCTCTTCGCCGGTCGACGCCACGACGCCCGCGCAGAACCTGTACGACGGCGCCAGCCGGCTGACTTCCGGCCGCATTATTTAGCGGCCGGGGGAGCCGACTGTCCTGCTGGCTTGTTCACGCCCGCCGTTATCCGCCGGCGTTGAAGCCTCCGCCCTGCGACGTCGTTCGTCCCCCGGCCGCCCCTTACTTCCCCCTGCTTTCTCTTCTCCCCTTCACTCCTTACGGAGACGTTCGCCAATGGCCGTCACACTGACCGGTACGGGCGGCTTGTTCCCGCTGCTGGGCAAGTTGTTCCAGGCACAAAAAACGCTCAACACGGCCCGCGGCGTCACCGCGCCGGCGGCGCTGGTCGAGTTGCTGGAAGCGCTCGACGAACTGCCCGCTTCGCTGGACGGACAAGCCCTGTCTGCCGGACTGGCCGATGACGCCGAGCGCTGGCAGTCCGACGACGGGCTGATGAATCGCCTGGCGACGATCGCCCGGAACCTGGTGGTGCAGCAGGTAAACCTCGACCAGCCGCAGTCCAGCCAGGAACTGCTACCCGCGTTGCGGGAGCTGATCTCCCAGATGCAAGGCGCCGGCGGAGAGTCCGACCCCGACGACACGGTCGACGCCAGCATGGTGTCAATCTCTGTCACTCTCGCTGCCGGCAACCGGACCGACGCCGTTGTGCTGGCCAGTCTGGTCCGCGGAGACGGACGAACAGCCGAGCACGCCCTCGCCGAAACGATCGTCGGCCTCAGCCAGGACGGCGCCATCCGGCTCCAGGGACAGCAGAGCCAACCCAACCGGCTGCATCGCGACTGGCCCCAGGGCAGCGGCGCCAGCCTGGCGCTGGTCCCGCTCACACCGGACGGGAGCCTGCTGCAGGGCGGCGGTTTTGACCAGGAGACGGAGCGGGCCGACTCGCCCGACGGCTGGATCGTGGCGACGGGAGCCGTGGGCTCGACCGTGAAGCTGACGAACGTCGAAGTGCAAACCATCGCCGTCAGCGGCACGCCGACCAGCGGTAGTTACTCGCTCACCTTTACCAACCGGGCCGGGGACATCCAGACGACGGCCCCCTTGCCGTACAACGCTTCCAGCGCTAAGGTCCAGGCGGCCCTGCGGGCCTTGACGGGACTGGAAGCGGTCGTCGTGACGGGCAGCGGAACCAGCCCCAATTGTACGCATACGGTCGCATTCGAGAACGTCGCTCCGCCCGGCGACCAGGTCCTGCTGGCCAGCACTTCGGCGCTCGATACCGGGTCGATCGCCCATGCCCAGACGACGGCCGGCGACGCCCATGTTTATCGCGGCAAGGCGCTCGTGTTCGCCAGCTACGGCGCGGAGCTGACGACCGTCCAGCAGCGACTGACGGGCCTGTCGCCCGGGACGGTGTACGCCGTGCATCTGCGCGTCAAAGTCGATGTGACGCCAGCGGCCGGGGAGTTGGTGGTGGAACTGGTCGACGGCGCCGGCGATCCACTGGCCGACGCCCAGGGCGTCGCCTGCCAGCTGACAATCGACCCCACGTCGAGCGGGCCGCTGTCGACCTCCGCGTTCACCAGTGTCGGCGGTTTCTTCCGCACGCCAGGCGTGCTGCCCGAGTTGGCGTACGTGCGATTGCGGATCAGCACGACCGTCAGCAACTCCACGCAGATCTTTTTCGACGAAGCGGCCCTGGCCCCAGCGGTCGAGCTCTATCCAGGCGGCCCCTGGCTGGCCGCGTTTGCCGGCGTCATCCCGCTGGCGCCAGGCGACCGCTGGACGATCACCGTCGCCAACGACCGGGCCGGCGAATTCCAGGAATACTTCCTCCGCAACTTCAGCACGCCCGCCCTGCTACTGCCTTCCAGCACCAGCGGCGAGGAAACGCTGTCGGATGAACTTGTCGGCTAACGCCGGGTTCTTTGTGCTTTGTGCTTTGTGCTTTGTTGTTCGTCCACTTCCCACTTTTCATTCGCCACGAACCACGAAGAACCAAGAACCATTCCTATGCAACTTGTACTTGAAGCGATCGTTGATCGGTTGATTGAAAAGGTGGACGAATGGACGCTGTCGACCTGTTTTTTCTCGGATGCGCCTGGCGTCGGGCCGGCGCCGCCGGGCGATCTGTTCTGCACGGTGTCACCGGGGGAGAGCGTGTTCTCGGACCTGTTCGCCGGCGGCGGAATTGAGACGCTGCATGAGCGGGGCTCGGTTGTGGTGTCGGTCTTCTCCCGGCTGCAGCTCGACGGCGACGGACGGGCCCAGGCCCGCTGGTTCGACGCCCGTCGGGGGCTCTTGTCGCGCTACAA is part of the Lignipirellula cremea genome and encodes:
- a CDS encoding phage portal protein family protein gives rise to the protein MTSPVDMPLQPSHLLTIQGAAGDSQRLYRPPDEAIRHSLENARFMRNECGVMECLEARQRGSALLPWRIIPEEDDCPAAQQAAAVLTRIVRRIPHFLEYRRNLLEALWYGKYAVAQRFGRIRVGGQWRIGVTHWEPRHGDKLVFRAAADGNCEPDQIGIRVSQDPGAGNQPHASASEDPSGETPVSQIETTSQGKVYFLRQEERDLLAVHRHIIEDGPPEDPFGAGGIHGVGIRSRIYWSWYSMQECLAFLMEYLERSALGIEVWSYPSGNAQAEAAARQAAEERISGGRSIVLVPKPLGDNAGQFGVEHIEPGLDGAGALRSIITDYFGHKIKRYILGQTLTSETGATGLGSGVAETHAATWLNIVRYDAQKLAETLTTDLVEPLCRFNFSSARDLPLRLVLDVESPDIERTLAAWKAAYEMGLQLKAEEVANLIGAGRPGSQEEALGRPV
- a CDS encoding phage protein Gp36 family protein, yielding MTAYATPAQMFERKRVETINDLVSDDGVRQSRVDLLSHPHLLTALADASGAIDAALTAGRRYSTGDLADLTGNAASLLQRVCCDIAMALLYERNPGREVEQQQRYRELSESHLQRLRSGEDVFQQQAAGAGLPTVDGPSAVDYARLNLLPDRTRNFYPGRDSRLPRDRR